A stretch of the Rosa rugosa chromosome 5, drRosRugo1.1, whole genome shotgun sequence genome encodes the following:
- the LOC133709794 gene encoding uncharacterized protein LOC133709794 has protein sequence MWLVYVCDEEEKELGRQQAPGSCPHCGGKVEAVDVESQWKFCFLPMCFKIKRKYFCSLCSRRLVLYY, from the coding sequence ATGTGGTTGGTTTATGTGTGTGATGAGGAAGAGAAGGAATTGGGAAGGCAACAAGCTCCTGGGTCCTGTCCTCACTGTGGAGGCAAAGTAGAAGCTGTGGATGTTGAGTCTCAGTGGAAGTTTTGCTTTCTCCCCATGTGTTTCAAGATCAAGAGGAAGTACTTCTGTTCTCTCTGCTCCAGGCGCTTGGTCTTGTACTACTAG
- the LOC133708682 gene encoding cleavage and polyadenylation specificity factor subunit 3-I-like isoform X2, with protein sequence MASMGGQKRREASSSSAAKQEDKLIVTPLGGGSEVGRSCVYMSYKGKNVLFDCGINPAFSGMAALPYFDEIDPSTIDVLLITHFHLDHAASVPYFLEKVIDFHQTVEVEGIRFWCYTAGHVLGAAMFMVDIAGVRVLYTGDYSREEDRHLHAAEIPQFSPDICIIESTFGVQHHQPRNVREKRFTEAIHTAISRGGRVLIPAYALGRAQELLLILDEYWSNHPELHNIPIYYASPLAKKCLSVYETYTLSMNDRIRNAKSNPFIFNNISPLNSIENFKDVGPSVVMASPGTLQSGLSRQLFDKWCSDKRNACVIPGYVIEGTLAKTIMNEPKEVTLMNGLAAPLNMSIHYISFAAHADSVQTCAFLEELRPPNIILVHGEAHEMGRLKEKLMTQFRDRNTKILTPKNCQSVEMYFNSQKMAKAIGRLAERTPEVGETVSGLVVKKGFSYQIMASEDLHVFSQLSTTNVTQRITIPYTTGFMVIRHRLRQMYESVESSVDEESGVPMLRVHDRVTVRQDTDKHVSLHWMSDPISDMVSDSIVALILNINREVPKVVIESEDITTEEENGRKTDKVIRALLVSLFGDVKPGENGKLVISVDGNVAQLDKQSGDVESENEGLKERVKTAFRRIQSAVKPIPLSSS encoded by the exons ATGGCTTCGATGGGGGGACAAAAGAGGCGTGAAGCATCGTCGTCTTCAGCAGCAAAACAGGAAGATAAGCTGATTGTGACTCCATTAGGAGGTGGTAGCGAAGTTGGTCGCTCTTGCGTGTACATGTCCTACAAAGGCAAAAATGTCTTG TTTGATTGCGGAATCAATCCCGCTTTCTCGGGCATGGCTGCTTTGCCCTACTTTGATGAGATTGATCCTTCCACAATTGATGTCCTTCTCATAACCCA TTTTCACTTGGATCATGCTGCATCCGTACCTTACTTCCTTGAGAAG GTTATTGATTTCCACCAAACAGTAGAAGTTGAGGGCATTCGGTTTTGGTGCTACACTGCAGGCCATGTCCTTGGTGCTGCTATGTTCATGGTTGATATTGCCGGTGTTAGGGTCCTCTACACTGGAGATTATTCACGTGAAGAAGACCGACACCTCCATGCTGCTGAGATCCCACAGTTCTCCCCTGATATATGCATCATTGAGTCCACATTTGGTGTCCAGCACCATCAACCTCGAAACGTCCGAGAGAAGCGATTCACTGAAGCTATACACACAGCAATCTCTCGAGGGGGTCGCGTCTTAATTCCTGCATATGCACTTGGCCGTGCCCAAGAACTTCTCCTGATTCTTGATGAGTATTGGTCAAACCATCCCGAGCTTCATAATATTCCTATATATTATGCTTCCCCACTGGCAAAAAAATGTTTGTCTGTTTATGAGACGTACACCCTTTCAATGAATGATAGGATCCGCAATGCCAAGTCAAATCCCTTCATCTTCAACAACATATCACCATTAAACAGCATTGAGAATTTCAAAGATGTGGGCCCCTCGGTGGTGATGGCAAGCCCTGGTACTCTTCAAAGCGGGCTGTCAAGGCAGCTATTTGATAAGTGGTGCTCTGATAAGAGAAATGCGTGTGTGATTCCGGGTTATGTGATTGAGGGGACACTTGCTAAGACAATCATGAATGAACCGAAAGAGGTTACCCTTATGAATGGGCTTGCCGCTCCTCTCAACATGTCAATCCATTACATTTCATTCGCTGCTCATGCAGATTCTGTTCAGACATGTGCATTTTTGGAGGAGCTGAGGCCTCCTAACATAATCCTTGTTCATGGAGAAGCTCATGAGATGGGAAGGCTGAAAGAGAAGCTCATGACTCAATTTCGTGATCGCAACACAAAAATCCTCACACCAAAGAATTGTCAGTCTGTTGAAATGTATTTTAACTCGCAGAAAATGGCTAAAGCTATTGGAAGGCTTGCCGAGAGAACCCCGGAAGTTGGTGAAACAGTCAGCGGTTTAGTGGTTAAAAAAGGCTTCAGTTATCAGATAATGGCCTCTGAAGATCTTCATGTTTTCTCGCAGCTGTCCACGACAAATGTCACTCAACGTATTACTATCCCGTATACTACTGGCTTCATGGTGATAAGACATCGGCTGAGGCAAATGTATGAGAGCGTAGAATCTtctgtggatgaggaatctggAGTGCCGATGTTGCGAGTGCATGATCGAGTGACTGTGAGGCAGGATACAGATAAACATGTTTCACTGCATTGGATGTCAGATCCTATAAGTGACATGGTGTCAGACTCCATTGTGGCTCTAATTTTGAATATCAACAGGGAAGTCCCCAAGGTAGTCATTGAATCGGAAGATATAACAACAGAGGAAGAGAATGGGAGGAAGACGGACAAGGTCATTCGTGCACTTCTTGTATCACTCTTTGGGGATGTGAAGCCTGGAGAAAATGGGAAGTTGGTGATCAGTGTTGATGGAAATGTGGCACAGCTTGATAAACAGAGTGGGGACGTTGAGAGTGAAAATGAAGGCCTCAAGGAAAGAGTAAAGACAGCATTTCGTCGAATCCAAAGTGCGGTGAAGCCAATTCCTCTTTCTTCATCTTAG
- the LOC133708682 gene encoding cleavage and polyadenylation specificity factor subunit 3-I-like isoform X1 — MASMGGQKRREASSSSAAKQEDKLIVTPLGGGSEVGRSCVYMSYKGKNVLFDCGINPAFSGMAALPYFDEIDPSTIDVLLITHFHLDHAASVPYFLEKTTFKGRVFMTYATKAIYRLLLADYMKVSKVSVEDMLFDEKDINASMDKIEVIDFHQTVEVEGIRFWCYTAGHVLGAAMFMVDIAGVRVLYTGDYSREEDRHLHAAEIPQFSPDICIIESTFGVQHHQPRNVREKRFTEAIHTAISRGGRVLIPAYALGRAQELLLILDEYWSNHPELHNIPIYYASPLAKKCLSVYETYTLSMNDRIRNAKSNPFIFNNISPLNSIENFKDVGPSVVMASPGTLQSGLSRQLFDKWCSDKRNACVIPGYVIEGTLAKTIMNEPKEVTLMNGLAAPLNMSIHYISFAAHADSVQTCAFLEELRPPNIILVHGEAHEMGRLKEKLMTQFRDRNTKILTPKNCQSVEMYFNSQKMAKAIGRLAERTPEVGETVSGLVVKKGFSYQIMASEDLHVFSQLSTTNVTQRITIPYTTGFMVIRHRLRQMYESVESSVDEESGVPMLRVHDRVTVRQDTDKHVSLHWMSDPISDMVSDSIVALILNINREVPKVVIESEDITTEEENGRKTDKVIRALLVSLFGDVKPGENGKLVISVDGNVAQLDKQSGDVESENEGLKERVKTAFRRIQSAVKPIPLSSS; from the exons ATGGCTTCGATGGGGGGACAAAAGAGGCGTGAAGCATCGTCGTCTTCAGCAGCAAAACAGGAAGATAAGCTGATTGTGACTCCATTAGGAGGTGGTAGCGAAGTTGGTCGCTCTTGCGTGTACATGTCCTACAAAGGCAAAAATGTCTTG TTTGATTGCGGAATCAATCCCGCTTTCTCGGGCATGGCTGCTTTGCCCTACTTTGATGAGATTGATCCTTCCACAATTGATGTCCTTCTCATAACCCA TTTTCACTTGGATCATGCTGCATCCGTACCTTACTTCCTTGAGAAG ACCACATTCAAGGGCCGAGTCTTTATGACTTATGCAACAAAGGCTATCTATAGGTTGCTTTTGGCAGATTATATGAAAGTGAGCAAAGTTTCAGTTGAAGATATGTTGTTTGATGAGAAGGACATAAATGCTTCTATGGATAAAATTGAG GTTATTGATTTCCACCAAACAGTAGAAGTTGAGGGCATTCGGTTTTGGTGCTACACTGCAGGCCATGTCCTTGGTGCTGCTATGTTCATGGTTGATATTGCCGGTGTTAGGGTCCTCTACACTGGAGATTATTCACGTGAAGAAGACCGACACCTCCATGCTGCTGAGATCCCACAGTTCTCCCCTGATATATGCATCATTGAGTCCACATTTGGTGTCCAGCACCATCAACCTCGAAACGTCCGAGAGAAGCGATTCACTGAAGCTATACACACAGCAATCTCTCGAGGGGGTCGCGTCTTAATTCCTGCATATGCACTTGGCCGTGCCCAAGAACTTCTCCTGATTCTTGATGAGTATTGGTCAAACCATCCCGAGCTTCATAATATTCCTATATATTATGCTTCCCCACTGGCAAAAAAATGTTTGTCTGTTTATGAGACGTACACCCTTTCAATGAATGATAGGATCCGCAATGCCAAGTCAAATCCCTTCATCTTCAACAACATATCACCATTAAACAGCATTGAGAATTTCAAAGATGTGGGCCCCTCGGTGGTGATGGCAAGCCCTGGTACTCTTCAAAGCGGGCTGTCAAGGCAGCTATTTGATAAGTGGTGCTCTGATAAGAGAAATGCGTGTGTGATTCCGGGTTATGTGATTGAGGGGACACTTGCTAAGACAATCATGAATGAACCGAAAGAGGTTACCCTTATGAATGGGCTTGCCGCTCCTCTCAACATGTCAATCCATTACATTTCATTCGCTGCTCATGCAGATTCTGTTCAGACATGTGCATTTTTGGAGGAGCTGAGGCCTCCTAACATAATCCTTGTTCATGGAGAAGCTCATGAGATGGGAAGGCTGAAAGAGAAGCTCATGACTCAATTTCGTGATCGCAACACAAAAATCCTCACACCAAAGAATTGTCAGTCTGTTGAAATGTATTTTAACTCGCAGAAAATGGCTAAAGCTATTGGAAGGCTTGCCGAGAGAACCCCGGAAGTTGGTGAAACAGTCAGCGGTTTAGTGGTTAAAAAAGGCTTCAGTTATCAGATAATGGCCTCTGAAGATCTTCATGTTTTCTCGCAGCTGTCCACGACAAATGTCACTCAACGTATTACTATCCCGTATACTACTGGCTTCATGGTGATAAGACATCGGCTGAGGCAAATGTATGAGAGCGTAGAATCTtctgtggatgaggaatctggAGTGCCGATGTTGCGAGTGCATGATCGAGTGACTGTGAGGCAGGATACAGATAAACATGTTTCACTGCATTGGATGTCAGATCCTATAAGTGACATGGTGTCAGACTCCATTGTGGCTCTAATTTTGAATATCAACAGGGAAGTCCCCAAGGTAGTCATTGAATCGGAAGATATAACAACAGAGGAAGAGAATGGGAGGAAGACGGACAAGGTCATTCGTGCACTTCTTGTATCACTCTTTGGGGATGTGAAGCCTGGAGAAAATGGGAAGTTGGTGATCAGTGTTGATGGAAATGTGGCACAGCTTGATAAACAGAGTGGGGACGTTGAGAGTGAAAATGAAGGCCTCAAGGAAAGAGTAAAGACAGCATTTCGTCGAATCCAAAGTGCGGTGAAGCCAATTCCTCTTTCTTCATCTTAG